Genomic window (Chryseobacterium sp. H1D6B):
TATTCAAACCATTAAAAGAGAAGGAATACAAATTTTATTAGAAAATGTCAAAAGAGACAAATTCAGCAGAGGTTATTTTAAACCAAAACGTAGCACCAGAACAATTTGATTGGGATTCTTTCGAATCTGGTCTTGATGCAGACGCAAGAAAAGAAAAAAGCGATTTAGAAGAAATCTACAACGGATCTTTAAGCAGTTTAAATGATAACGACGTTATCACTGGTAAAGTTGTAAGATTAACTGATAAAGAAGCTATCGTTGACATCGACTTCAAATCAGAAGGTGTTATTTCTCTTAACGAATTCCGTTACAACCCAGGCCTAAAAGTAGGTGACGAAGTTGAAGTAATGGTAGACAGAAGAGAAGACAAAACTGGACAATTACAATTATCTCACAGAAAAGCTAGAACGCTTAAAGCTTGGGATAGAGTAAACGAACTTCACGAAACTGGAGAAATCGTTAACGGTTTTGTAAAATCAAGAACTAAAGGTGGTATGATCGTTGACGTTCACGGAATCGAAGCATTCTTACCTGGTTCTCAAATTGACGTTAAGCCAATTAAAGATTACGATCAGTTCGTAGGTAAAACTATGGAGTTCAAAGTTGTGAAAATCAACCCTGAGTTCAAAAACGTAGTTGTATCTCACAAAGCATTGATCGAAGCAGATATCGAAGGTCAGAAAAAAGAGATCATCGCTCAGCTTGAAAAAGGTCAGGTTCTTGAAGGTACTGTTAAGAATATTACTTCTTACGGTGTATTCATTGACTTAGGAGGTGTAGATGGATTAATCCACATTACAGATCTTTCTTGGTCTAGAGTAAACCACCCATCTGAAATCTTAGAAGACGGACAAACTGTGAAAGTGGTTATCCTTGACTTTGATGATGAGAAAACAAGAATCCAATTAGGTATGAAGCAATTAGAAGCTCATCCTTGGGATGCTCTTTCTGCTGACTTGAAAGTTGGAGATAAAGTAAAAGGAAAAGTAGTAGTTCTTGCTGACTATGGTGCATTCGTAGAAATTGCTCCAGGTGTAGAAGGATTAATCCACGTTTCTGAAATGTCTTGGTCTACTCACTTAAGATCTGCTGGCGATTTCGTAAAAGTAGGTGATGAAGTAGAAGCTGAAGTATTAACTTTAGATAGAGAAGACAGAAAAATCTCTTTAGGTATGAAACAATTATCTAAAGATCCATGGGAAAATATCGAAACTAAATATCCAGTAGGTTCTCAACATGTTGGAACTGTAAGAAACTTCACTAACTTCGGTGTATTCGTAGAGTTAGAAGAAGGTATCGACGGATTAATTTATATTTCTGATCTTTCTTGGACTAAGAAAATCAAACATCCATCTGAATTCTGCGCTGTAGGAGACAAATTAGATGTTGTAGTATTAGAATTAGACATCCAAGCTAGAAGATTATCTTTAGGTCACAAACAATTGACTGAAAACCCTTGGGATAAATTCGAAACTAAATATGCTGAAGGAACTATCCACGCTGGTAAAGCAGTAGAAGTACACGATAAAGGTGCTTCTGTACAGTTCGAAGATGTTGAAGTTGAAGCTTTCTGTCCTTCAAGATTATTAGAGAAAGAAGATGGATCTAAAATCAAAAAAGGAGAAGATGCTCAATTCAAAGTAATTGAATTCAACAAAGAATTCAAGAGAGTAGTAGTATCTCACACGGGTATTTTCAGAGACGAAGAGAAGAAAAATGTAAAAGAATCTAGCAATAGATCTTCTGTATCTTCTTCAAACAACGAAGAAAGATCAACTCTTGGAGATATTGATGCATTAGCAGAATTGAAAAGAAAAATGGAAGAAGGTAAATAATCTTTAACCCATTATAAATAAGGAAGCCACTCGAAAGAGTGGCTTTTTTTTATGAATTTTTATTCATAATTATTTATTGTTTAAAATATTTCACATAATGAAGAAAAAACATTATTTTTAGTCAAATTAAATAATAAAAACTTTTAACCATGAAAAAAAGATTTTTACTTTTTCTCCTGATGTTTACAGCGTCATGGAGCTCTTTGAATGCCCAAGCTGGCGGAACGGATTATATATTCTGTATTGATAATGGAGAATCAATGACTGATGCGCGCTTTCAAGAGGTGAAACTTACTGCATCAAAGCTGGCAGAACGTCTCCTGTCATGCAATCCTAAAAATAGATACGCGGTTGTTCATTATGGAAATGCGGTTTATAATACACCAAATTCAAGTTATAAACCCAGAATATATATAGAATCTGATTTTGGTATTTTATCTTGGCCGGAACAATATTTTAAAAGAAAGTTTGAAGGAGCTAGTCATTTTCATGAATCTTTAGGACTGATAGGTGATGCATTGGATGACATAGATAATGCAGATATAATAAGCCCTCAAAAGGTTTTAAACAGAGATCCGGCATCGCCATTAGTTGTTATTTTATTTACAAATTCATCTAGAAATGCTGGAAATCTGCAGAATGGTTCTTATTTAGTAAATTATCTTGATACTACACTAAATAGTCCTGGTGCTTTTAAAAATGTAACTAATTTTAAAGTAGACAGAGGGGCGAAATTTGCTGTTATTCAGATGAGCACTGACAATCAGTCGGTTGCTGCAGCAGCTTCTATAGCGAGCAAAGGAGGTTCTTATTCAGGAAATGTAGAAAGCAATACTGCTGATCCTGATTATGGTATTCTGCCGAGACTTTATTCTCAAAGAACCTATTCACTCGGATATGATTCTGTAACTGAAATGCCAAAACTTGAAGAGATTGTAAGTAATATATGCGATTCTTCAGGCTGGGCTGAAGCCAGGTTTTTTTATGAGCCGCAAGATTGCGGAGTACATAGCTTAGGATTTCCGATTAGCGCAACGCTTTCACTGCCTCCAGGGGCGGTTTTAAAAAATTATAAGCTGGTGACGAGAGATATTGTTGCAGGAATTGACTATGGTGCTAATTTTAATCCTATAATCACTAACGGAAATCAATTTTTTCAGGAATTGCAGTTTTCGGATCTGAATCTGCAATCGGGAGCAACGAGTAAATATAAATTTATATTGGCATTCCAATATGAGCTGGGAATAAATACCTATCAAGTGGATGTATGGAATTATTATCCTATGTTTGAATATGATATTAATTTAGGCTGTACAAGAATGTCTTCTCAATTATCAGCTGAAACGGCAGGCACTTCTATCCAGCTGGCTCCTAATCCTACAAATGGTGAATCTAAAGTCCTGTTAAAGAATGGATTTACTTCGGGCATGCTTCAGGTTCTTGATGCTGCGGGCAGAGAAGTGTATGGAAAATCATTTAAAAATGAAAGACAAATTGAAATCAATCTGAATTCCCAGCCTTCAGGAATGTATATTGTGAAAATAATATCTGATAAAAATGAGGTATATACTCAAAAATTGATTAAAAAAAAATAATAATAATTCAAAAAAAAGCCACTCGAGAGAGTGGCTTTTTTTTGTAATTGAAGATGTAGAGAATACTGCTAATAAATGAGTAGTTTCTTTTTAATGATCTTTTCAGTGGTGCGTACTAGCACAAACAGAACGGATTGTTTATAGGCTCCGGCATCAATTGAAATTGTATTTTTAGATGTTGAAATTTCATGTATCATTTTTCCGTCTGATCCATATAT
Coding sequences:
- a CDS encoding T9SS type A sorting domain-containing protein: MKKRFLLFLLMFTASWSSLNAQAGGTDYIFCIDNGESMTDARFQEVKLTASKLAERLLSCNPKNRYAVVHYGNAVYNTPNSSYKPRIYIESDFGILSWPEQYFKRKFEGASHFHESLGLIGDALDDIDNADIISPQKVLNRDPASPLVVILFTNSSRNAGNLQNGSYLVNYLDTTLNSPGAFKNVTNFKVDRGAKFAVIQMSTDNQSVAAAASIASKGGSYSGNVESNTADPDYGILPRLYSQRTYSLGYDSVTEMPKLEEIVSNICDSSGWAEARFFYEPQDCGVHSLGFPISATLSLPPGAVLKNYKLVTRDIVAGIDYGANFNPIITNGNQFFQELQFSDLNLQSGATSKYKFILAFQYELGINTYQVDVWNYYPMFEYDINLGCTRMSSQLSAETAGTSIQLAPNPTNGESKVLLKNGFTSGMLQVLDAAGREVYGKSFKNERQIEINLNSQPSGMYIVKIISDKNEVYTQKLIKKK
- the rpsA gene encoding 30S ribosomal protein S1, whose product is MSKETNSAEVILNQNVAPEQFDWDSFESGLDADARKEKSDLEEIYNGSLSSLNDNDVITGKVVRLTDKEAIVDIDFKSEGVISLNEFRYNPGLKVGDEVEVMVDRREDKTGQLQLSHRKARTLKAWDRVNELHETGEIVNGFVKSRTKGGMIVDVHGIEAFLPGSQIDVKPIKDYDQFVGKTMEFKVVKINPEFKNVVVSHKALIEADIEGQKKEIIAQLEKGQVLEGTVKNITSYGVFIDLGGVDGLIHITDLSWSRVNHPSEILEDGQTVKVVILDFDDEKTRIQLGMKQLEAHPWDALSADLKVGDKVKGKVVVLADYGAFVEIAPGVEGLIHVSEMSWSTHLRSAGDFVKVGDEVEAEVLTLDREDRKISLGMKQLSKDPWENIETKYPVGSQHVGTVRNFTNFGVFVELEEGIDGLIYISDLSWTKKIKHPSEFCAVGDKLDVVVLELDIQARRLSLGHKQLTENPWDKFETKYAEGTIHAGKAVEVHDKGASVQFEDVEVEAFCPSRLLEKEDGSKIKKGEDAQFKVIEFNKEFKRVVVSHTGIFRDEEKKNVKESSNRSSVSSSNNEERSTLGDIDALAELKRKMEEGK